The genomic interval CGGAATCTCTTGAGAAGCTGACTTCAAATGGAGAGACGGCCCTTCACCTTGCTGTGAAGAAGTCCCGATCAGACGCTTTTCAAGCCTTGGTGGATGAGGCTAAGAGTCACAGAAAAGAGCATCTCTTCACTTGGAAAGACAAGGAGGGCAATACAGTATTGCACCTCGCCACACTTAACAAATTAAAGCAGGTAAGCTCTCTGTCTCTTGTGAACacagtttttgaattttgattgcCGAAACATAACGCACGCCTTGACAATCCTGTTGCGTTCATTGCAGATAGTGGAGCTACTCATCCGTGAGAATTCCAATAGGCGCATAATGATTCGAATCAATACCGTGAATAAGCAGGGACAAACGGCCTTACAGTTATGCAATGCTAATTCTCAGGATTCTGTTTTCAAGGAGATAGGCTGGGTCATTCAACGAGCAATTGCGCAGCAATCTCCGCAGCTCCCTGCTGCGGGGAGTCCCAATAGCAGCTGGAACCAAACACGGTGGCCGATAGAGACAAGAAACGTGTTATTGATGGTAGTAGTAACGATTGCTGCAGCATTTTTCACGGTTACTTGGTGGGATGCTCCATATCCTGAAATGACAAAGATGCTTTTTATGATGCTAATGGTTTCCTTTGTCATCAATTTTACATGGTTTATGTTGTTTCATCTCCTTTTATTTCTCCACTGTAATAGGCTTTCGAGATTTTTAATGGGTAATTTGGTGTACTGCTACTTTATTTAAGAGTGCAAGTGAGATATTGTCACAAGGCTATTTTCTTCGATGCGGCAAGCCCGTGATGGCACTAAGTTTTCCGCTTAGCCAGCCACTCGACAATTCGCAACGGAGGCTACGTGTGTGCAACACACCCCAAGATTTTCAACGATACAACAAACGAAACGCAAACACAAGGCACACGAGATTTACGGAAGCACCGACTTCCAACCTTTTCTTATTAACAACAAGAACAAGGAACTACAAATAGCTTCCAGCAAGAGTGCTTGGAGAATACCACTCGTCTACAAAACTTGGCTCCCCTAAGATCTCTCCCCCAATGCTATATATAGCATTTGTGAGTGACAACCCCACTCACGAGGATAAGAATAATGTAATCCCACACTATTCTTTGTCTCCCACCAGCTCACTAAACAATTAAGCCCGCTACCCTAGTGCTTTGCCCATACACTATTATTTAGGTTACATTGAATAGTGGCGGACCATCCCCACTTAGACAAGATCCCCATTATAGTCAGTGCCCATGCAGTGGCGGGCCGCCGCCACTAAGAATTGCTCCAACAATCCCCTTGGCCTATTTGCTTGTGTGTGGCATATGTGTGCGTGTGCGCTCCCTTGGCGCGCTTGTCCGCTATCCGTTAGCGTGCGCGTGCTTGCTGCCTGGCACATTTTGTGCGCGCGCATG from Citrus sinensis cultivar Valencia sweet orange chromosome 9, DVS_A1.0, whole genome shotgun sequence carries:
- the LOC102616737 gene encoding ankyrin repeat-containing protein BDA1-like; this translates as MANLEKLFQEACKKNDVEGVKSLNSKHPNLLDEIIKACQRSEDPLLITACLPGSLEAAKEMARLWPQLASIKNQRGETTMHLLSTDGDAEMVRTFGEINRELCLEVDNCSMIRLHRAAVEGSSDVIRALVSICPESLEKLTSNGETALHLAVKKSRSDAFQALVDEAKSHRKEHLFTWKDKEGNTVLHLATLNKLKQIVELLIRENSNRRIMIRINTVNKQGQTALQLCNANSQDSVFKEIGWVIQRAIAQQSPQLPAAGSPNSSWNQTRWPIETRNVLLMVVVTIAAAFFTVTWWDAPYPEMTKMLFMMLMVSFVINFTWFMLFHLLLFLHCNRLSRFLMGNLVYCYFI